A genomic stretch from Hoplias malabaricus isolate fHopMal1 chromosome 4, fHopMal1.hap1, whole genome shotgun sequence includes:
- the c2cd4a gene encoding C2 calcium-dependent domain-containing protein 4A has protein sequence MWVVEKIRVSVERTNLLLPVTEYSFKISDIMFGEKAPADKLKKSTLCPNIITPDTIPEFCIPPKISTPLDQGKSSPCIRVSTEKSSQNKEMPTRESINTHIIQVESVDDGPYDMCSDEENTNADPQSQAALSLPHLAKAQTCYGFCTLLESPHTRRKESLFHNDPSTCGIPLVLPRSRSNTCSRSSIAPLSPASSSTSSFSLNTLTSRLSPRSFTLHKQGTIDSDTTSSAESSPFSSPLLARSPPKSSPLKTLSHEKLLYRNIRKATVSRNNSLSTDESSSTDNSPNVMRRTSEALIEPLSYNFGLAPPAIFPMDLVLHRERVMKESLVPVGRDGALRVSAEYCPENQRLRVRLISAEGLYSLSVDPKSINCSVSLCLIPGKVQKQRSTVIRKSRNPIFNEDFFFDGISEEELSQWSLRFKVVNKMSTMKRDYILGNCDLPLTSIVTL, from the coding sequence ATGtgggtggttgaaaagatccgtGTGTCAGTGGAGAGAACTAATCTGCTACTGCCAGTGACGgaatacagctttaaaatcagcGACATCATGTTTGGAGAAAAAGCACCTGCTGATAAACTCAAGAAGTCCACCCTATGTCCCAACATCATTACCCCTGACACCATCCCAGAGTTCTGCATTCCACCTAAAATCTCAACTCCACTGGATCAAGGGAAATCAAGCCCCTGTATCAGGGTTTCTACAGAAAAAAGCAGTCAAAATAAAGAGATGCCTACGCGAGAGTCAATCAACACCCACATCATCCAGGTCGAGAGCGTGGATGATGGGCCATACGACATGTGCAGTGACGAAGAAAACACCAACGCAGACCCCCAAAGCCAGGCTGCTCTTTCTCTGCCCCACTTGGCTAAAGCCCAGACCTGCTACGGTTTCTGCACACTGCTAGAGAGCCCCCATACCAGGCGGAAGGAATCACTCTTCCACAATGACCCCAGTACCTGTGGGATTCCCTTGGTTCTGCCCAGAAGCAGGTCCAATACCTGCTCTAGATCTTCTATAGCACCCCTCTCTCCAGCATCCTCTTCAACCTCCTCCTTCAGCCTTAACACTTTAACCTCTAGACTCTCCCCTAGGAGCTTTACGCTGCATAAACAAGGCACAATAGACAGTGACACCACATCTTCAGCAGAATCTTCCCCTTTCAGCTCCCCTCTGTTGGCCAGATCACCACCCAAGTCATCTCCGTTGAAAACGCTTAGCCATGAGAAGCTGCTCTATCGCAATATCCGGAAGGCCACCGTATCCAGGAACAACTCCTTATCAACGGATGAGAGCAGTTCCACAGATAATAGCCCTAACGTCATGAGAAGAACGTCAGAGGCCCTCATAGAGCCTCTTTCCTACAACTTTGGGCTGGCCCCCCCTGCAATCTTTCCCATGGACTTGGTTCTCCACAGAGAACGGGTGATGAAGGAGAGCCTGGTGCCCGTAGGCAGGGATGGAGCCCTGCGAGTGTCTGCAGAATACTGCCCAGAGAATCAGAGGCTACGAGTCAGACTTATTAGCGCAGAAGGCCTTTACTCCCTCTCTGTAGACCCCAAGAGCATTAACTGTAGTGTAAGCTTGTGTCTTATTCCTGGAAAGGTCCAGAAACAACGCAGCACTGTCATTAGGAAGAGCCGTAACCCAATTTTTAATGAGGACTTTTTCTTTGATGGCATATCTGAGGAAGAGCTCAGCCAGTGGTCATTGCGTTTTAAAGTAGTCAACAAAATGTCCACCATGAAGAGAGACTATATCCTGGGCAATTGTGATCTTCCTCTTACTAGCATAGTCACCTTATAA